Proteins encoded in a region of the Perca fluviatilis chromosome 8, GENO_Pfluv_1.0, whole genome shotgun sequence genome:
- the chrm4b gene encoding muscarinic acetylcholine receptor M4 isoform X1, which translates to MERPNTSMATSGDMDTEWMTYTLDFSGLPAGTVAPTPYSAGTARLILIAVVAGALSAVTVLGNALVILSIIVNRRLRTINNYFLLSLAVADLIIGVFSMNFYTLYLLVGYWPLGATLCDLWLVLDYAVSAASVLNLLVICLDRYLCMTRPLSYPAHRRRGSAAAMIGGAWLLALALWAPAILGWQTSGGRRAVVAYECYAHLLASPAVTLATTLPSFYLPAIVMVGLYCRLSAASRGRLSALQAQRGARWTSCPSVRDFPFQRRSWVTSDPGSDLSLNRESSTPKPGGSQKASRYHPQTVAAARHAVDEDDNKTETESSNEDLHRTAFAAFASCPSLRSQDRRRRRVMARERRVTNTILAILLAFIVTWTPYNVMAVVAAFCHVCIPLELWIAGYWLCYVNSAINPACYALCNVTFRKTFCRLLRCRGNKQR; encoded by the exons ATGGAGAGGCCAAATACATCCATGGCAACCA gtGGGGACATGGACACGGAATGGATGACGTATACACTCGACTTCTCGGGTCTGCCCGCGGGCACGGTGGCGCCGACTCCGTACTCAGCCGGCACGGCTCGGCTAATCCTCATCGCCGTGGTAGCGGGCGCCCTCAGCGCCGTCACGGTGCTAGGCAACGCCCTGGTGATCCTGTCCATCATAGTCAACCGTCGCCTGCGCACCATCAACAATTACTTCCTGCTGAGCTTGGCGGTGGCCGACCTGATCATCGGCGTGTTCTCCATGAACTTCTACACGCTGTACCTGCTGGTGGGCTACTGGCCGCTAGGCGCCACGCTCTGCGACCTGTGGCTAGTCCTGGACTACGCGGTTAGCGCCGCATCCGTGCTGAACTTGCTCGTCATCTGTCTGGACCGCTACCTCTGCATGACGCGCCCGCTGAGCTACCCAGCGCACCGGAGACGCGGCTCGGCCGCCGCGATGATCGGCGGCGCCTGGCTGCTGGCCCTGGCGCTCTGGGCGCCCGCTATCCTGGGCTGGCAGACGAGCGGCGGCCGACGCGCGGTCGTAGCCTATGAGTGCTACGCTCATCTCCTCGCCAGCCCCGCCGTCACCTTGGCGACGACCCTTCCCTCTTTCTACCTGCCGGCGATCGTCATGGTCGGCCTGTACTGCCGGCTCTCGGCCGCCAGCCGCGGACGACTGAGCGCGCTCCAGGCGCAGCGGGGAGCGCGCTGGACTTCCTGTCCGTCCGTTAGAGACTTCCCATTTCAACGACGCAGCTGGGTGACCTCCGACCCCGGCTCGGACCTGTCGCTGAACCGAG aatccagCACTCCGAAGCCCGGAGGGAGCCAGAAAGCGTCCAGATATCACCCTCAGACCGTCGCCGCCGCTCGCCACGCTGTGGACGAAGACGACAACAAGACGGAGACGGAGTCCTCTAACGAGGACCTGCACCGCACGGCGTTCGCGGCGTTCGCCAGCTGCCCCAGCCTCCGTTCTCAGGATAGACGGCGGCGCCGTGTGATGGCGAGGGAACGCAGGGTCACCAACACCATCCTGGCCATCCTGCTGGCCTTCATCGTCACCTGGACGCCGTACAACGTCATGGCCGTGGTGGCGGCGTTCTGCCACGTGTGCATCCCGCTGGAGCTGTGGATCGCCGGGTACTGGCTCTGCTACGTCAACAGCGCCATCAACCCCGCGTGCTATGCTCTGTGCAACGTCACCTTCAGGAAGACTTTCTGCAGACTGCTGCGCTGCCGCGGCAACAAGCAGCGATGA
- the chrm4b gene encoding muscarinic acetylcholine receptor M4 isoform X2, with protein MDTEWMTYTLDFSGLPAGTVAPTPYSAGTARLILIAVVAGALSAVTVLGNALVILSIIVNRRLRTINNYFLLSLAVADLIIGVFSMNFYTLYLLVGYWPLGATLCDLWLVLDYAVSAASVLNLLVICLDRYLCMTRPLSYPAHRRRGSAAAMIGGAWLLALALWAPAILGWQTSGGRRAVVAYECYAHLLASPAVTLATTLPSFYLPAIVMVGLYCRLSAASRGRLSALQAQRGARWTSCPSVRDFPFQRRSWVTSDPGSDLSLNRESSTPKPGGSQKASRYHPQTVAAARHAVDEDDNKTETESSNEDLHRTAFAAFASCPSLRSQDRRRRRVMARERRVTNTILAILLAFIVTWTPYNVMAVVAAFCHVCIPLELWIAGYWLCYVNSAINPACYALCNVTFRKTFCRLLRCRGNKQR; from the exons ATGGACACGGAATGGATGACGTATACACTCGACTTCTCGGGTCTGCCCGCGGGCACGGTGGCGCCGACTCCGTACTCAGCCGGCACGGCTCGGCTAATCCTCATCGCCGTGGTAGCGGGCGCCCTCAGCGCCGTCACGGTGCTAGGCAACGCCCTGGTGATCCTGTCCATCATAGTCAACCGTCGCCTGCGCACCATCAACAATTACTTCCTGCTGAGCTTGGCGGTGGCCGACCTGATCATCGGCGTGTTCTCCATGAACTTCTACACGCTGTACCTGCTGGTGGGCTACTGGCCGCTAGGCGCCACGCTCTGCGACCTGTGGCTAGTCCTGGACTACGCGGTTAGCGCCGCATCCGTGCTGAACTTGCTCGTCATCTGTCTGGACCGCTACCTCTGCATGACGCGCCCGCTGAGCTACCCAGCGCACCGGAGACGCGGCTCGGCCGCCGCGATGATCGGCGGCGCCTGGCTGCTGGCCCTGGCGCTCTGGGCGCCCGCTATCCTGGGCTGGCAGACGAGCGGCGGCCGACGCGCGGTCGTAGCCTATGAGTGCTACGCTCATCTCCTCGCCAGCCCCGCCGTCACCTTGGCGACGACCCTTCCCTCTTTCTACCTGCCGGCGATCGTCATGGTCGGCCTGTACTGCCGGCTCTCGGCCGCCAGCCGCGGACGACTGAGCGCGCTCCAGGCGCAGCGGGGAGCGCGCTGGACTTCCTGTCCGTCCGTTAGAGACTTCCCATTTCAACGACGCAGCTGGGTGACCTCCGACCCCGGCTCGGACCTGTCGCTGAACCGAG aatccagCACTCCGAAGCCCGGAGGGAGCCAGAAAGCGTCCAGATATCACCCTCAGACCGTCGCCGCCGCTCGCCACGCTGTGGACGAAGACGACAACAAGACGGAGACGGAGTCCTCTAACGAGGACCTGCACCGCACGGCGTTCGCGGCGTTCGCCAGCTGCCCCAGCCTCCGTTCTCAGGATAGACGGCGGCGCCGTGTGATGGCGAGGGAACGCAGGGTCACCAACACCATCCTGGCCATCCTGCTGGCCTTCATCGTCACCTGGACGCCGTACAACGTCATGGCCGTGGTGGCGGCGTTCTGCCACGTGTGCATCCCGCTGGAGCTGTGGATCGCCGGGTACTGGCTCTGCTACGTCAACAGCGCCATCAACCCCGCGTGCTATGCTCTGTGCAACGTCACCTTCAGGAAGACTTTCTGCAGACTGCTGCGCTGCCGCGGCAACAAGCAGCGATGA